TAAGGCCACACATGGCTCTTAGATTTAATGTTCTGGAAACACCAGAACAAGCCTTTCAACGAAAGTTGAAAGCGGAGGTTTAATAAATGATAAAACGAAAAAAGGTATCGAAGGGAAATACTTACAGGATAACACAGTTATTAATCAACAGACAAAAGAAAAAAAACGAATCACTGTTTCAAAGCATCTCTAAAAACGCTCAAAAAATCCTCTAAACGATCCTCAGGAATGTTAGCACCACAAGCATTATCATGACCCCCTCCATGCCCACCAGTAATCTGAACAGCCTTTTCAACAATCCCTGCAACATTAATGCCCTTAGAACGAATAGACATCCTTAAATCGCCACCAACACTACGAGCCACAATAATAACTTTACTTGGATATAAAAACAATAATTCATTACTAAGCTCAGAACTTATAGCAATAGAAGAATCATCATAACAAAAATACAAAATCTTATCTTTGCCCGGCTTAACACGACTAATCAAATCATTATAAGAAGAATCTAACTTTTCAAACTTCTTAAAAATCAACTTACCTTTAGATGTTTTTTGATCAAGAATATCATAAGGATCATTAATCCTTGTTAAAACCTTAACAGATTTCATAACATCACTAGTAGAACCCTTAAGATTCCAATTAATAATTTTAACCAATTTACCAAGATCAGTCTTAAAAAGAGCATCTTCAGGACTCTTAATGTTCTCAGGCAACAAATAAGGATACTTTTCTCGGCACTCATCCTCTAAAAGCAAATGCCAATCACCAACAACACCAAACATAGCTTTCCATAAAACATCAACAACATCATTTTTAACAATCAAATAACACCAAAAACTAGTAGGTCTACCATCCTCAGAATCTTGAATTCTAGGATTAAAATACTTAGCCCTTCTAAAATTACTAGGAACCGGATGATGATCCAACCAAATAATATCCTGCCTAACTTTATCAAAAAATTCATCCTCAACCAAAGGCTTATCTAAGATAACAACAAGATCAGGACAATACTCCTCAACCTTTCTGGCATAACGAGCCTCAAGAACAGGCTTTCCCTTTACAACAACGCCTTTTCCCTCTTTAACTAAAGCATACAACTGTAAAAAGGAAGATAAACCATCAGCATCATCATCAAAAAAAAACAAAGGCCTAACTGCTTCTTTCAACCTTTTCCTAATATAAGCCAAATCAGTATCTGAAATCATATAAAACAAGACAAAGAACACACTTAAAAAGTTTTGTATACATTAAAAATAGCCTAATAAACATTTTAAAAATCTAAGTTTAAGAACAAAACACACATCATTTTTTATTCTTTCTAACAAACTTTTTATCAAAATTCATATCCCAAATATCAAAAGAAAGCATATTATCCTGATGACTAGCTCCTAAAAGAACCTTGGCAACCTTAGCACCCACAATACCTGCAGCAGTATGAACTGTAGCACTCAAAATTCCAGCTTCCCTAATCCTCGTATTTTCTATGTAATCAGAAATCTCCGACAAAGAAACCTTCTTATCAACAATAAACACCTGACCCTGAGTACCAGACACATAACAATAAATCATAGGAATGTTCTTTTTATAACAATACTTATCAAGCATTAAAGAAACATCCATATCATTAGAACAATCAACAACCAAATCAGACTCGACCAAATAAACGTTTTGCTCAGTCAAATCCTCATGAAAAGCCTTAACCGCAATATTAGGATTAATAGCTTGAAGACGTTTTTTAGCTTGCTTTGCTTTAAACTTATTAATATCCTCTTCCAAAAACAAACCTTGTCTTTGCAATTCTTCTTCAAAAACACGACCCTTATCAACAATCCTAAGATTAATGCCTGCTCTAACAATCATTTCAGCAACAACGGAACCAACCCCGCCAATACCCACAACAGTAACTGTCTTAGCTCTCATAATCTCCGCTTTTCCACCTAACTGCTCCACTAATTCATGATGAGAATATCTGTTTTTTGCCATAATATAGTCACAAAAATAGGAAAATACAAGTTTTATATAAAGATTATGGATTAAAATAGATTAAAATCACTTTTTCAAAGAACTAATAATAATATTAGCAACTTGCTCAGGAGAAAGATTAACAGTATCCACAACTAAATCGTAATGAGACTCATCCAAAAAATCAACACCATAATACTTCAAATACCTCTTTCGCTCAAGATCCTCACGCTCAACAACATGTTTTAAAGTATCCTTAACAGAAGAATTATCAGCTTCATTTTTTCGAATCTGATTTTTATCAGAAAAAATTCTCTGAGCAGCAACCTCCAAATTACACTTCAAAAAAACCTTAAAACTAGTAGGAATAAAATAAAATGCTAACCTAGAATCAACAACAAAATCATCATTCTCCCTACCCCAATCCCTCAAAGCATTATCAACAGTCCTATCAAAACTCGGATCCTCAACAGCTAACCTAGCAGACTCTAACAAAGTCAAACCCTTTTTTTTAGCAATTGACCTCATAAAAAAACCCGCAGACTTTCTAGACAACCCCAAATTTTTAGCAACAATATCACAAACAGTACTCTTACCACTACCTGGTGTTCCAGAAACTGAAATTATCATAAAATAAACAAAAAAACAACTACAATATAAAAATTTCTATTAAATTTTCATTAAATAACAAAAAAAAGAAACATAAAAAGGTATATAAACAAACAAACATTTCTCCAAAAAGGTGGAGAAAACATGAAAAATAACAATTCAAACGATACAATACTATCCGAAAATTCACAAAGAAACACTGGTAAAACCGCGCAAAGAATGAACATATTAGCAGCAAAACTAGTAGCCGAAGCCGTAAGAACAACACTAGGACCAAAAGGCATGGATAAAATGCTAGTAGACACACTAGGAGAAATAATAGTAACAAACGACGGAGTAACAATTCTAAAAGAAATGGATGTAGAGCATCCCGCTGCAAAAATGATTATAGAAGTAGCAAAAACACAAGAAGAAGAAGTTGGAGATGGAACAACAACTGCAGTAATACTAGCAGGAGAACTACTAAGAAAAGCAGAACAACTACTTGACCAAAATATACATGCAACAATAATAACAAAAGGATACCAGATGGCTGCCGAACAATCCATAAAAATACTAAACAACATGGCAAAAGACACAGATGAAGAAACACTAAAAAAAATATGTGAAACCGCAATGACTGGAAAAGGCTCTGAAGACTCAAAAGAAACACTTAGCAAACTACTAATAAAAGCAACAAAAATACTTAGCAACGAAACAGAGAGTTTAAGAGAAAAAATAATCATCCAAAAAAAGACAGGAACAACAATAAAAGACTCAGAACTAATAAAAGGCTTGGTGATAGACAAAGAAAAAACACACAGCTCAATGCCAAAAAAAATAACTAATGCAAAAATAGCACTAATAGAAAGCCCTATAGAAGTAAAAAGCACAGATATAGACACAAAAATAACAATAAATGACCCCGCAAAAATACAAGAATTCCTAGACGTAGAAGAAAAAATGATAAAAAACATGATAAACAAAATAACAGAAACAAACGCAAACGTAATCTTTTGCCAAAAAGGAATAGATGACTTAGCTCAACACCTACTACAAAAAAAAGGAATATATGCGTGCAGAAGAGTTAAAAAAAGCGATATGGCAAAAATAGCTCAAGCAACAGGAGCATCACTAATCTCAGACATAAACGATATAAAACCAGAAGACCTAGGAACCGCAGGAACAATAAAAGAAGTGAAAGTAAACGAAGAACACATGACATACATAGAAGACTGCACAAATACAAAAATAGTAACCATACTAGTGCGAGGAACAACAACACACATAGTAGAAGAAGCTGCACGAGCCGCAGAAGACGCACTAGGAGACATAGCAACCGCATTAAAAGAAAAAAAAGCAGTAGGAGGCGCAGCATCAACAGAAATTCTACTAAGCAAAAAACTAAAAGAATACTCTCAAGAACTAAACGGAAGAGAACAGCTAGCTGTACAAGCATTCTCAGAATCATTAGAAATAATACCAAAAACACTAGCAGAAAACGCGGGACTTGACCCAATAGACGTACTAACAGAGCTAAACAGCAACCTAAACAAAATAACTTGGCCAGGAATAAATATAACAACGGGAAAAGTTATAGATGCATGGGAAGCAGGAATAATAGAACCATTAAAAACAAAAACACAAGCAATAATGAGCAGCACAGAAGTTGCGACAATGATACTAAGAATAGATGATGTAATACTAGCAAACACAAACAACAAACAACAAAATCAACCAGATATAGATAACATTTAAATAATAAAAAATAAATTAAATAAAAAAAGAGGTTATCTTATGGACGAATACGAACTTCTACCACACGAAGAAATACAAAAACTAAGAAATGAACTAGACGATATTAAAAAAAACAACTCAATATTAGGACAAGATCAAAAAATTCTAATTAACTCCATGGAAAGACTAAACGCGTCAATAACAACCCTAACAAAAATATTTGAACATGCACAAGAAGAACTAACAACAGATACAGATGAAATAAATATACTAAAAAAAGAAAACCAACAACTAAAAGAACAACTAGAACAAACAACTACGAACCAAAACACACAAAACCCCTACTTAGAAAATCAAACACACCCTCAACAAACACCAGATCAAGAAATGCAAGACCCATACTACGACCAATTCCAATACAATGACGAAAATAATTCAAAAATAGACCTAACGCAACAAGATAAATACAATCAAAACCCATACGGACAAGAACCATATCCAAACAACCAAATCAGACCACCAAACAACAACACTCAAAACTCAGAACCCTACGATAACTATAACTTGCCAAAACCTAACTTTCAACAAACACCCCTTGAACAAAAAAACCCTAATTTCAGCCAAATAAACAAACCGCAACCAGAAAAAAAACATAAAAAAATACTCGGCTTATTCTAAAAAAATGAACAAACAAAAAATCACAAACTACCTAAAAAGACTAAAAAAAGAATACGTGCTAATAACAAAAGAAAACGAACAAAAAAAAGAAAACATAAGAGCAATAAATAAAGAAATACAAATCGCAGAAAAACTTATGTACGACCTCCTAAAAAATAAACACGTCAATTTACTACAATCAATAAGAATACAACAAAAAATATTAAACCTAAAAACAATAGTAAGAGAAATACAACAAAAAATAAATTAAAAAAAACAAATTATAAATCTTTAGCCATAACAGTCTTTCTGCTATTACCCTCAGCTCTTCTAACAGCCTCTTTAACAAGCTGCTTTACTTTCTCATCAAGAGCATCAGCAAAATCACTTGCCAAATTATAACCAGTAACTAACTCCTTAACTTTTGATTTCACTACAACTGAATCACTCATATTATCCCTCCGATAAATATTCTAATAACTAAATATCCAACAATTATTTATAAACATATCGAAAAAAAGAAAAAAAACTTATAAATAAACCCACTGCAACGTAGTATATGAAAATCGCAATTTTAGAAGACAATAACGAAGATATCCAAAAATACTACGAACACACAATAAAAAACCACAAAACAGACATATACATACTAACACAAAACAAAAAAATAACACAACAAATAATACAAAACATAAAAAACAACCACAACACAAACACATACACAACATTACAAAAAACACAATACGACATAACATTCATAGACGGACTCAACGGAAACTGGAAAAAAAAACTACGACACAATAAACTCAAACAACAAAATACTGGTAACAGGAGACCTAAAACAAATACAAAAAATTCTCAATGAGTAAACCAAAAACTAAAATTTTCTTTATTATCCAAACGACAAAACCCAAACCTCTCAAACTGAACAACATCCCCAACAGAAACATTTCTAACTAAAGGCTCCGCAAAACCTTTTTTAACAGACTTATCAGGCATCAAAACACTAACACTAACAAGATCCATATCCTTAGGCAAATAATGAAGCATACCAACACCACTTCGCCTATAAGTATCAATATCCTCATCAACAAACTCCAAAACAGAACCCGCCAAATACCTTACATTAAAACACTCCATAAACCTATACAAAGAACCTTCCTCTAACTCATTAAAATCATTTTTGGAAATAAAGAAAAAATCATTACTAACAAACTTTCGCTCACCACCCTTAATAGAAGGATTCAAATTCAAACTAAACTCCTTATGAGGAGCACCACTAACACGAACATCAACAGGAGAATCCACAAAAAAATACCTATTAGCACTCGCATCAAGCAAACGCTTATTATGTAAAATCAAATCATCCCACGTAAGCACAGGCTCATTCTTAGTAATCCCTGTACTAATAACAAAATTCTTGATTGCCTCAGCCAAAAAACCCCTTCTTCTAAGAGCTCTTAGCGTAGTCAAAGAAGGATCATCCCAACCAATAAGTTCTCCTAAATTAACTTTTTCCCTTATAATTCTTCCTGAAGCCTCAACACCTTTAAGATTAAACCTTCCAAACTCAAAAATATTAGTCTCATTATAACCTAACAAATTCTGCAAATACCTCTGCAACTCATTCCTCATCTCAAACTCCTTACTCCTAATCCTATGAGTAACCTTCAAGAAACCATCCATTATAGAATTCTGAAAATCATAATTAGGCCAAACCCTATATTTTTTGCCTTGTCGAGCATGCTCCTTATCAATAATCCTAAAAATAGTAGGATCTCTCATCGTAGAATTCTTATGCTTTAAATCAATCTTTAAACGAGCAATAAAAGAACCCTGAGCAGACAACATCATCTCCGCCCAACGCTTCAAATTATCTTCAACAGACAAACCCCTACAAGAACAAGACTCGCCAGTCTCCCTACCTTTCTTAATTTCCTCAGGAGAACAATCACAAACATAAACATCCCCTGACCTAATCAATTTTTCACAATGACCATAATACAAATCCATATAATCTGAAGCATAAACAAGATCATCCCACTCAACACCCAACCACTTAAAATCCTCCTGCATAATATCATAAAACTCGCTCCTAACAAGATCCGGATTAGTATCCTCAAACCTCAAAATAAATTTACCATTATACGATTTAGCCAACAAATAATTAACAAGACACGCCTTTGCATGACCAATATGAGGATATTTCTCAGGACCTGGAGGAAACGCAGTAATTATCTGTTCACCCTCTTTAATATTAAGAAAATCAAAAATACCCCTTTTCTCATTCTTGTTTTCAAGAGCATCAGGATCAATTTCAAGCAATTGCTTCTCCTGAGACTCAAAATCCAAAGAATTAATTTCAGCAACAAGTTCATTAATCTTAGGCATTACCTGCTTTATCTGAGACCTTAAATCAGGAAATGTACCAATAACGCCTCCAACAATAGCACCAGGATTAGCCTTACCATTATGCTTGACCGCGTTTAATAACGCCAACTTTTTGATCAACAATAAGACTTCATCATCCATGGGCTAAGATAACAAGGCAAGATTTATAAAAACTTTGATTGTAAACAAGGAAAAGAAAAAATTCGGGCTATAAGCTCCAGTGGTTTCGTCCATTGGTACCAAGGTGGGTTTCCCTTTGGTCAAGCCCACACATACATTTTGGGCTCTTAGCTCAGTTCGGTAGAGCGCTCGGTTGGCATACAACGGTAAGCTGTGTTCAGAAATCATGACGCGGCCAGAAAAATTGTTGTCCAAAGATCGGGAGGCCGCGGGTTCAAATCCCGCAGAGTCCAGTTTTAGAATTCAGCTTGTAAGTATCGGGCATACTTTTTTTGATGGGATTCGTGAAGAGGTAATTTTTTCATGTGTTCCTCATAATTTTGTTCAATCAAATTGTAGAGACCCTCTTTTGCTAACTGTTTCACTAGGGGAGGCGTTCCATCAGGAATTATGCTACTGTATGAATTTGCTTTATCAATTGCTTCCTTAATGTTATCTTCCCACTCACCCATAATGCCTGCTTCTAAAAAATCCATTCCATTTCCAGGAAAACTTAATCTGTTTTCCTTCAAATTTCTTAGGGTGGTAGAAAAAGTTGTCTATTTCAAATGTGTTTCCATTTATAAGAATCTCGTTCAAAAGATATTTTATTAGTTCTTTTTTCAAAGTTGGATATTTATAATCTTGTGCGTAATGAATATCATTATCATAAATATCTTCTTTACTTTCAAGCGTTTTATTTAATCCTTCCATTGATAGGACAGGAAAAATTATTTCATGATTAAGAAAAACAAATTCGTTCTTATGGTATAATGCGTTCACAAAGTCGTCCAGCATCATGCCAAATTCAATGTTAGCAGTCGATTCTCTTTTAATGCTCTCAATGTTCCACTCATGCTGTTCTTTTACACGTGTAGTTCCTTCTTTGAAATCGGAAAGTTCATCTAATACTGATGCTAGAATTGGCGAAATGTGGATAGCTTCTTTTACACCTGGATTTGGTCTCCATGCAAGCAATCCTAAGTAGTTCTCAGGATATTTAAAATGATATTCATGTGCAAGAATAATCGCTTTCTCAACGTGTATATCTGCTTCACAATTATCCTTCTTAGATAAATAGATTTTGTCCCCCATGTATTAGCTAATCCCAAAACATATTTAAAATTATCTAATTTAAGCACTCTTAAGTGAGAAATGAACAGAAAAACTGGTTACGGGCAAGTAGTTCAATCTGGTAGAATGCTTCGTTCGCAACGAAGAGATTTTGGGTTCAAATCCCAACTTGTCCATTTAGCCATCAGGCCACATTGCAGGAACTTAAACTCATAAGTTATTCAGGCATACCATCCCCTGTAATACTCTGCAGTTATTTTCTTTGCCCAAGCACAAGAAAAACTCCTAGAATTATATCCTGAATATAAAAACAAATTAAGATAAATCACTGTCCCATCTCAGTGACCTGTTTTAACTCCACATCGCATGTATGTATTAAAGAAATGTGTTCCAGTAATTTTCAACAAATTCATTTGCACTAAATTTTACTAGAGCAGAATATCCATCTATACTTGAAGAATTTAAGTCAAGAATATCTGCTTTTGATAATGCATCTAAATATTTTTTTCTGTTCTTTTTTCGTATGATTAAAGGAGGATAATTATTTTGTAACAAAATTATGTTTGCAAGCAACCTTCCTGTTCTTCCATTACCATCAAAAAAGGGATGTATTTTTTCAAACTTGTGATGAAATATTGTTGCTAAAACTAAAGGGTGCAATTTATTTTTATGCTCCCTGAGCCATTTTAGAAGAAGAGTCATGTCTGTTTTTACATATTGTGCCGGACTTGATTTAAATCGAGTTTTGGTAACTCTAATATCTTGTGTTCTATAACCTTTTCGCACATCAATTTTGTCAATCAAAAGCGAATGAACGTCTTGAATTACGTCATGAGTAAGGACGTTTGGAATTTTTTCATAATACTTAAAAAAAACCACTCTTGTATTTTGTAAATCATATACTTCTCTAAGAGTTCTATCTTTAGGAGTTTTTTGATTGATTAGTAAATTTTCTGCTTCCTTTAGAGTTATTGTGTTTCCTTCTAAGGAAGTTGTATTATAAGAAAAAGAAACTACAAAATCATTAAGCAATTCATCTTTAGAATTAATATCTAATTTTTGAAAAACGTTGTTCCAGTGAAGTTTGCATGCTTCGACAACATTTAATGATTCATCCAAATACTGATCTTTTTTTAATTTTTCTTTCTTTATTTTTTCTAAATAATGGTTCACTTCCAAGAATTTATGAATAGTTTTGTAGGTTTTTCTTATTTCTTTTTGATGAATTTGTGGAAGGAGAGCTAATTTTTCTTTGATTTTTGATGGATTATTTCCTAAGTATGCTATGTCTTTTGTTATTTGTTTTCCATTTTTTGTTAAAGAAGCTCTAAGATAATAATATTCTTTATTTCCTATGCTTTTTTTATAAATAAATACCATCTTTAATCAAGTATAATGTCTAAATATATAAATCTTACCCTTTAAATAGACGAATATATAAATAAAGGGTAATTTGGTATTTTTGAATTTAAAAAAATTTAATTTTTACCCTTTGTATCAACTTATATAAAAATAAAGGGTAAAAATTATTGTTATGTGACTATCTCCTCTCAGTGACCTGTCTTAACTCCACATCGCAGAGTCCATCAAAAGTTTCGCTTTTTGAACGCAATCTCCAGTAGGGCATGAAGCCCTACGACGAAGTCTGTTTTACCAAAACATTTATATATCAAATATGGATAATATTAACCAAATATGGATAATAAGCTAAAAATTATTTTATACTTAGCAAATAAAGGAGAAACATTTACTTTGCTAGATTTAAGTAAATCTATCAATATACCCTACGCATCTCTTCACAGAACTGTTGCTAAAATGCAAGACACAACAGAAATAGAAAGCAAAGGGAAATCTAAATTAATTAAGATTAAATGGAACGAAATTACGAAAGCATACTTGACAATAGCGTCCTACGAAGAAAAACTTGAATTCATAAAAAAGCACCACATAATAAAAAGAATTGAAGAAAAATCTAAAGATATAACTCTAATCTTTGGAAGTTATGCCAAAGAAACACAAAATAAAACTAGCGATGTTGATTTGATGATAATTAACAAAACTGGAGAAAAAACAGTAAGTTTCTCTGATTTAGAAATGCTTTACGATATAAAAATAAATCCTATGTTTTTTACAGAAAAAGAATTCATAGATATGTTGAAGGATAAAGAAGAAAATGTAGGAAAACAAGCACTAAAAGCTCATATTTTGCTATCGGGATTTTCAGATTTTTGGAGGCTAGTTGAAAATGGAATTTATAAAAGAAAAATATGAAGAAAAATTTAAAGAACTAAAAGGACAACACTTAATAGTTAAATCAACATCAACTTTCAAAATAAATCTATTCTTTAAAAAAGCAGAGGCAAGTTTACTAATCGCAATAAATCAAAGAAATCCATCTAAAACTCCAGAAAAAATCTATTGGCTACAATGGTCGATAACAATTGCGTACTACGCAATGCTTTATGCAACAAAAGCAATACTTCTAAAAAAAGGCTACGAAGTAAAAACACACGAATCAGCGCAAATAGCGTTAGGACATTTATTAGTGCCTGATGAATTAGAAAAAGAAGACTTAGAAATACTAAATCAAACTCATAAAATATTCGAAGATGAATATGTAACATATTTTGAAGACGCAAGAAAAGAAAGTAGTACTGCAAGATACCAAGCAAGACCAAGCTACACAGAAAGAAGAGTAGATGAAATACTCTCAAATGCTAAGAAATTCATAAATAAGATAAGTGAGATAATAAAAGAATAGGTGACTACAAAAACAGCCAAATGTAGACACCCAGCTGTCCCTTTGTTGTGACCTGTTTCGTCTCATCGTTCGTGTGAGTCCACTTAATCATTTTGGTATTTTTATTGGGTTTAAACTATGTAGAATTGTTGGTATGTGTAGTGGTATGGACTGTATGAGAAGGCGTATTCTTGTTTTAGTGTTATTTGAGGGTATTGTTGGGCGTTGATGAGTTCTTGAATTGAGCCTCTGTTGCTGTGTATTGTTGAGCTTGTTGGTATTAGTAGAGAGGTGTAGCCTAGTTTTTTTACCATGGTTTTTGAGTATTGTATAATTTTTTTGTATAGGTTGTCTGGTGATACGCTTGCAAGGATACTTGATGAGGGTTGTATTGATGCTATTAAATAAGTGTTTCCTTGTTCTTGTATGGTTCGATAGATTACTCCTCCGCACGCATTTTGTTCTTCGTCAAGTATTATCATTAGCCACATATCTGGTTGATTCCATAGTTTGTCGTCTATTGCAACGCATACTCCGAAGTTGAACATTGCTACTGAGTGCATTTTGTGTTTGGTTAGTATGAATTTGAAGGGTGTGCCTGTTAGGCTTCGTCCTTCTTTTTTGAATTCGAATTTTGTCATCTCTTTTTGCATATTTTCGTATTGTTCTCCATATAATTGATTAAATATTTGTTGTACTAGGCTTTTATCTATTATGTTTGAAGAGTTTTGTATTAGGAATTGGTTTATTTGATCTACGTCGATGTTTTCTGGCCAGTTAATCTCTTGGATGTTGAATCCTTTTGAGTTGATGATTTCTATGATTTTGTTTTCTTTGTTGTTCATGTTGGATTTCCAGATTCCAAAGAGTGTTTTTGCGAATTGTCTGTAATCTTTATTTGTGTTTGTTAGTACTAGGAATTCGTTTTTGTATTTTTCTTGTGCTTTTGATAACAAGGATAATATCAAGTCATTTCTTAGTCTGTCTCCTATGAATTCTTTGTATTTCATCAGCGTTTCATGTTCACTGCTAAAGCTTGGTAGTTGGTTTCCTAGTTGTATGTTGTAGGAGTATATGTATTTTAGGTATTCTTTTTGTTTATTTCTCAGGTCTCCGTGTAGAAAGTCTGTTAGTATGTGCATTCCGGTTTCTGCTGGGTCTATATGTATTGGTTTTTGGTTGATTTCTGTTACTGCTTCTACAAGGTTGTTCCATGATTGAGTGTTTACTTCTTCTTTAAGTACAAAGCCTCCTTTAGATATTCTTACTGTTAAGCCGCTTAGTTTATTTAGCTCTCCAGGTATGTCACTTTGTCTGTCTTGCCTGTTTTGTATTGCTCGTTTATATTGTTGTCTATCTACAGTTACTTCTGGTGCAAATACAGAGTATAAGGTGCCTAGAAGTATGTTTTCGTCATAATCCTTGGTCAAATTGCCATCTAAAATTTCTTTTTTTAATTGTTTTACATCTTTGAAAAGTTTTTCGTAGTGTATATGTTTATCTTCATGAGTTCCTATATAGATGTTTCTGAAT
The Candidatus Woesearchaeota archaeon DNA segment above includes these coding regions:
- a CDS encoding DHH family phosphoesterase — its product is MISDTDLAYIRKRLKEAVRPLFFFDDDADGLSSFLQLYALVKEGKGVVVKGKPVLEARYARKVEEYCPDLVVILDKPLVEDEFFDKVRQDIIWLDHHPVPSNFRRAKYFNPRIQDSEDGRPTSFWCYLIVKNDVVDVLWKAMFGVVGDWHLLLEDECREKYPYLLPENIKSPEDALFKTDLGKLVKIINWNLKGSTSDVMKSVKVLTRINDPYDILDQKTSKGKLIFKKFEKLDSSYNDLISRVKPGKDKILYFCYDDSSIAISSELSNELLFLYPSKVIIVARSVGGDLRMSIRSKGINVAGIVEKAVQITGGHGGGHDNACGANIPEDRLEDFLSVFRDALKQ
- a CDS encoding ThiF family adenylyltransferase; this encodes MAKNRYSHHELVEQLGGKAEIMRAKTVTVVGIGGVGSVVAEMIVRAGINLRIVDKGRVFEEELQRQGLFLEEDINKFKAKQAKKRLQAINPNIAVKAFHEDLTEQNVYLVESDLVVDCSNDMDVSLMLDKYCYKKNIPMIYCYVSGTQGQVFIVDKKVSLSEISDYIENTRIREAGILSATVHTAAGIVGAKVAKVLLGASHQDNMLSFDIWDMNFDKKFVRKNKK
- a CDS encoding AAA family ATPase — encoded protein: MIISVSGTPGSGKSTVCDIVAKNLGLSRKSAGFFMRSIAKKKGLTLLESARLAVEDPSFDRTVDNALRDWGRENDDFVVDSRLAFYFIPTSFKVFLKCNLEVAAQRIFSDKNQIRKNEADNSSVKDTLKHVVEREDLERKRYLKYYGVDFLDESHYDLVVDTVNLSPEQVANIIISSLKK
- a CDS encoding thermosome subunit: MKNNNSNDTILSENSQRNTGKTAQRMNILAAKLVAEAVRTTLGPKGMDKMLVDTLGEIIVTNDGVTILKEMDVEHPAAKMIIEVAKTQEEEVGDGTTTAVILAGELLRKAEQLLDQNIHATIITKGYQMAAEQSIKILNNMAKDTDEETLKKICETAMTGKGSEDSKETLSKLLIKATKILSNETESLREKIIIQKKTGTTIKDSELIKGLVIDKEKTHSSMPKKITNAKIALIESPIEVKSTDIDTKITINDPAKIQEFLDVEEKMIKNMINKITETNANVIFCQKGIDDLAQHLLQKKGIYACRRVKKSDMAKIAQATGASLISDINDIKPEDLGTAGTIKEVKVNEEHMTYIEDCTNTKIVTILVRGTTTHIVEEAARAAEDALGDIATALKEKKAVGGAASTEILLSKKLKEYSQELNGREQLAVQAFSESLEIIPKTLAENAGLDPIDVLTELNSNLNKITWPGINITTGKVIDAWEAGIIEPLKTKTQAIMSSTEVATMILRIDDVILANTNNKQQNQPDIDNI
- a CDS encoding DUF1931 domain-containing protein, with translation MSDSVVVKSKVKELVTGYNLASDFADALDEKVKQLVKEAVRRAEGNSRKTVMAKDL
- the gltX gene encoding glutamate--tRNA ligase, which produces MDDEVLLLIKKLALLNAVKHNGKANPGAIVGGVIGTFPDLRSQIKQVMPKINELVAEINSLDFESQEKQLLEIDPDALENKNEKRGIFDFLNIKEGEQIITAFPPGPEKYPHIGHAKACLVNYLLAKSYNGKFILRFEDTNPDLVRSEFYDIMQEDFKWLGVEWDDLVYASDYMDLYYGHCEKLIRSGDVYVCDCSPEEIKKGRETGESCSCRGLSVEDNLKRWAEMMLSAQGSFIARLKIDLKHKNSTMRDPTIFRIIDKEHARQGKKYRVWPNYDFQNSIMDGFLKVTHRIRSKEFEMRNELQRYLQNLLGYNETNIFEFGRFNLKGVEASGRIIREKVNLGELIGWDDPSLTTLRALRRRGFLAEAIKNFVISTGITKNEPVLTWDDLILHNKRLLDASANRYFFVDSPVDVRVSGAPHKEFSLNLNPSIKGGERKFVSNDFFFISKNDFNELEEGSLYRFMECFNVRYLAGSVLEFVDEDIDTYRRSGVGMLHYLPKDMDLVSVSVLMPDKSVKKGFAEPLVRNVSVGDVVQFERFGFCRLDNKENFSFWFTH
- a CDS encoding Fic family protein, whose translation is MVFIYKKSIGNKEYYYLRASLTKNGKQITKDIAYLGNNPSKIKEKLALLPQIHQKEIRKTYKTIHKFLEVNHYLEKIKKEKLKKDQYLDESLNVVEACKLHWNNVFQKLDINSKDELLNDFVVSFSYNTTSLEGNTITLKEAENLLINQKTPKDRTLREVYDLQNTRVVFFKYYEKIPNVLTHDVIQDVHSLLIDKIDVRKGYRTQDIRVTKTRFKSSPAQYVKTDMTLLLKWLREHKNKLHPLVLATIFHHKFEKIHPFFDGNGRTGRLLANIILLQNNYPPLIIRKKNRKKYLDALSKADILDLNSSSIDGYSALVKFSANEFVENYWNTFL
- a CDS encoding nucleotidyltransferase domain-containing protein — its product is MDNKLKIILYLANKGETFTLLDLSKSINIPYASLHRTVAKMQDTTEIESKGKSKLIKIKWNEITKAYLTIASYEEKLEFIKKHHIIKRIEEKSKDITLIFGSYAKETQNKTSDVDLMIINKTGEKTVSFSDLEMLYDIKINPMFFTEKEFIDMLKDKEENVGKQALKAHILLSGFSDFWRLVENGIYKRKI
- a CDS encoding HEPN domain-containing protein, with translation MEFIKEKYEEKFKELKGQHLIVKSTSTFKINLFFKKAEASLLIAINQRNPSKTPEKIYWLQWSITIAYYAMLYATKAILLKKGYEVKTHESAQIALGHLLVPDELEKEDLEILNQTHKIFEDEYVTYFEDARKESSTARYQARPSYTERRVDEILSNAKKFINKISEIIKE